The following proteins come from a genomic window of Paenibacillus spongiae:
- a CDS encoding potassium channel family protein yields the protein MKTNQFLIIGLGRFGSSLARELIELDYEVLGIDKDEEAVQDMSHILTHAVVAESTDEEVLRSLGARNFDCGVVAIGDDIQASILTAILLKDLGVKKVVAKAMSELHGRVLEKIGVDRVVYPERDMGIRVAHQLVSPNLLDYIELSKEYTIAELAVPRCLNGKSLQELNPRARFGCSIVAINKPSGIIIAPAATDVLAEKDIMVVIGTNNQIEQFEESVS from the coding sequence ATGAAGACGAATCAATTTCTTATTATTGGTCTGGGGCGTTTCGGCTCGAGCCTGGCGCGCGAGCTGATCGAGCTTGACTACGAGGTGCTCGGCATCGACAAGGACGAGGAAGCGGTACAGGACATGAGCCATATTCTGACCCATGCCGTCGTGGCGGAGTCCACCGATGAAGAAGTGCTGCGTTCGCTCGGCGCCCGCAATTTCGATTGCGGCGTCGTGGCTATCGGCGACGATATTCAGGCAAGCATTCTGACCGCCATTCTGCTTAAGGATTTGGGCGTGAAGAAAGTAGTGGCGAAGGCGATGAGCGAGCTGCATGGGCGGGTGCTGGAGAAGATCGGCGTCGACCGCGTCGTATACCCGGAGCGGGACATGGGGATTCGGGTTGCGCATCAGCTTGTATCGCCGAACCTGCTTGATTATATCGAGCTGTCCAAGGAATATACGATCGCCGAGCTGGCGGTCCCCCGGTGCCTGAACGGCAAATCGCTGCAGGAGCTTAATCCGCGCGCGCGGTTCGGCTGCAGCATCGTCGCGATCAACAAACCGAGCGGCATCATCATCGCTCCCGCAGCGACCGACGTGCTTGCGGAGAAAGATATTATGGTCGTCATCGGAACGAACAATCAGATCGAGCAATTCGAGGAATCCGTTTCTTAA
- a CDS encoding LysR family transcriptional regulator has product MIHELNLFAVVVDQSSMNKASTLLNISQPALSRKIAKLEEELGVELFRRIGKRLELTRIGQLTYEYAVEVRQQHLRYLQMVAEYKAAGRTLLTIGASLTTLQTTLPDLLHALTQRSPELDIKAITGKTHEIVTLVREKKADVGIVASQIDDPSLTCIPLFDDHLILVLPRNHFIMEKGLPEIHDLNGMPMILFSKGTWYRILTDELFEKYRLLPDVRMEIDSFEAILRLLHTCRAGTLLPKSYLRPQLLADNDLTVVSIRELEGTKRTTSLIHAEPESLSPTVRLWVEELSTFYKRT; this is encoded by the coding sequence ATGATCCATGAATTGAACCTGTTCGCCGTCGTCGTCGATCAATCCAGCATGAATAAAGCTTCGACGCTGCTCAATATCTCTCAGCCCGCACTCTCCCGCAAAATCGCCAAGCTGGAGGAAGAGCTGGGTGTCGAGCTGTTTCGGCGAATCGGCAAAAGGCTGGAGCTGACGAGAATCGGCCAGCTGACGTACGAATACGCGGTCGAGGTACGGCAGCAGCATCTCCGCTACCTGCAGATGGTTGCGGAATACAAGGCCGCAGGCCGTACGCTGCTTACGATCGGAGCCAGCCTAACGACGCTGCAAACGACATTGCCCGACTTGCTTCACGCCTTGACGCAGCGGAGCCCGGAGCTGGACATTAAGGCCATTACCGGCAAGACCCATGAAATCGTCACCCTTGTCCGGGAGAAGAAAGCCGACGTCGGCATTGTCGCCTCCCAAATCGACGATCCGTCGCTAACCTGCATCCCGCTGTTCGACGATCACCTTATTCTCGTGCTGCCCCGCAATCATTTCATTATGGAGAAAGGGCTGCCTGAAATTCACGATCTGAACGGCATGCCGATGATTCTCTTCTCCAAGGGAACCTGGTACCGTATATTGACCGACGAGCTGTTCGAGAAATACCGGCTGCTCCCCGACGTTCGGATGGAGATCGATTCCTTCGAAGCGATACTGAGGCTGCTCCATACATGCCGGGCCGGAACCCTGCTCCCGAAATCGTATTTGCGGCCGCAACTGCTGGCGGACAATGATCTTACCGTCGTCTCCATACGCGAGCTTGAGGGAACGAAGCGGACAACGTCGCTCATCCATGCCGAACCGGAAAGCCTTAGCCCGACCGTCCGGCTGTGGGTCGAAGAGCTGTCTACCTTTTATAAACGCACTTAG
- a CDS encoding succinate dehydrogenase cytochrome b558 subunit: protein MKGNSYLSRKIHSLLGVIPLSLFIVEHMLTNFSAVEGGPQGFKDSVAFLNGLPLVFFLELFGIWLPLLFHGVYGLYIAYQSNLNTGRFQYGRNWAFTLQRISGVITFIFVFWHLYQTRFQVMIGNVSHEELGGVMHDIANNPLFFILYIIGVVSAVFHFSNGMWAFLVSWGITVGPRAQRISSYIWMAVFVIVTVMFLMSLGAFRGDEFKETASAALAWANLV, encoded by the coding sequence ATGAAAGGAAATTCGTACTTATCGCGCAAGATTCACTCCCTTCTAGGGGTGATCCCGCTCAGCTTGTTCATCGTTGAACATATGCTGACGAACTTTTCGGCTGTCGAAGGCGGGCCGCAAGGATTCAAGGACAGTGTAGCTTTCTTGAACGGGCTGCCGCTTGTCTTCTTCCTGGAGCTGTTCGGCATCTGGCTGCCGCTGCTGTTTCACGGCGTATACGGCTTGTATATCGCCTACCAATCGAACTTGAATACAGGACGCTTCCAATATGGGCGCAACTGGGCCTTTACGCTGCAGCGCATATCGGGCGTTATCACGTTCATCTTCGTATTCTGGCACTTGTACCAGACGCGCTTCCAAGTCATGATCGGCAATGTATCGCACGAAGAGCTTGGCGGCGTCATGCACGACATTGCAAACAACCCGCTTTTCTTCATCCTGTACATTATCGGCGTTGTTTCCGCGGTGTTCCACTTCAGTAACGGCATGTGGGCATTCCTTGTAAGCTGGGGCATTACGGTCGGGCCGCGCGCGCAGCGCATCTCGTCCTACATTTGGATGGCCGTGTTCGTCATTGTAACGGTGATGTTCCTGATGTCGCTGGGAGCGTTCCGCGGCGACGAGTTTAAAGAAACAGCCTCTGCCGCTCTGGCATGGGCGAATCTCGTTTAG
- the sdhA gene encoding succinate dehydrogenase flavoprotein subunit produces the protein MAKSKVIVVGGGLAGLMATIKAAEAGMHVDLFSLVPVKRSHSVCAQGGINGAVNTKGEGDSPWEHFDDTVYGGDFLANQPPVKAMCEAAPGIIHLMDRMGVMFNRTPEGLLDFRRFGGTQYHRTAFAGATTGQQLLYALDEQVRRWETAGLVTKFEHHEFLGAVLDDDGVCRGISAQDLRSMEVVTISGDAVILASGGPGIIFGKTTNSVINTGTAASAVYQQGVHYANGEFIQIHPTAIPGDDKLRLMSESARGEGGRIWTYKDGKPWYFLEEKYPAYGNLVPRDIATREIFHVCVDEKLGINGENMVYLDLSHKDPKELDVKLGGIIEIYEKFMGDDPRKIPMKIFPAVHYSMGGMWVDFNQMTNIPGLFACGECEYQYHGANRLGANSLLSAIYGGMITGPKAVEYIKGLKKSADDISSSVYDREKKRQTDKYESILKMNGTENAYVLHKELGEWMTNNMTVVRFNKKLEETIGKIKELKQRYNNININDTARWNNAGVAFTRQLWNMIELSEAMTLGALMRNESRGAHYKPDFPDRNDEDFLKTTKATWTPDGPTISYEDVDVSLIKPRKRDYSKDK, from the coding sequence ATGGCAAAAAGTAAAGTGATTGTCGTCGGCGGCGGTCTTGCCGGCTTGATGGCTACGATAAAAGCAGCGGAAGCGGGCATGCACGTCGACCTGTTCTCGCTCGTACCGGTTAAACGTTCGCACTCCGTTTGCGCGCAAGGCGGCATTAACGGCGCCGTCAACACGAAGGGGGAAGGAGACTCCCCATGGGAGCACTTCGACGATACGGTTTATGGCGGCGACTTCCTGGCTAACCAACCGCCGGTCAAGGCGATGTGCGAAGCGGCGCCGGGCATTATTCACTTGATGGACCGGATGGGCGTCATGTTCAACCGTACGCCGGAAGGTCTGCTCGATTTCCGCCGTTTCGGCGGTACGCAGTACCACCGTACGGCATTCGCCGGCGCAACAACAGGCCAGCAGCTGCTGTATGCGCTCGACGAGCAGGTTCGCCGCTGGGAGACCGCGGGACTTGTAACGAAATTCGAGCATCATGAGTTTCTTGGCGCGGTTCTGGACGATGACGGCGTATGCCGCGGCATATCGGCGCAAGATTTGCGTTCCATGGAAGTCGTTACGATATCCGGCGATGCGGTTATTCTTGCATCGGGCGGCCCCGGCATTATTTTCGGCAAAACGACGAACTCGGTCATTAACACGGGTACGGCCGCAAGCGCCGTCTATCAGCAGGGCGTTCATTACGCCAACGGCGAATTCATTCAAATTCACCCGACGGCGATCCCGGGCGACGACAAGCTGCGCCTCATGTCCGAATCGGCGCGCGGCGAAGGCGGCCGGATCTGGACATATAAAGACGGCAAGCCGTGGTACTTCCTGGAAGAGAAATACCCGGCATACGGCAACCTGGTTCCGCGCGATATCGCGACGCGGGAAATTTTCCATGTCTGCGTCGACGAGAAGCTCGGCATTAACGGGGAAAACATGGTTTACCTCGACCTGTCGCATAAAGATCCGAAGGAGCTTGACGTCAAGCTCGGCGGCATCATTGAAATTTACGAGAAGTTCATGGGCGACGACCCGCGTAAAATTCCGATGAAAATCTTCCCGGCGGTCCATTACTCTATGGGCGGCATGTGGGTCGACTTTAATCAGATGACGAACATCCCCGGATTGTTCGCTTGCGGCGAGTGCGAATACCAGTATCACGGCGCCAACCGGCTGGGAGCCAACTCGCTTCTGTCGGCAATTTACGGCGGCATGATTACCGGTCCGAAGGCCGTTGAATATATTAAAGGGCTGAAGAAATCGGCTGATGATATTTCGTCTTCCGTATACGACCGCGAGAAGAAGCGCCAAACGGACAAATACGAAAGCATCTTGAAGATGAACGGAACCGAGAATGCTTATGTGCTTCATAAGGAGCTCGGGGAATGGATGACGAACAACATGACCGTCGTCCGCTTCAACAAGAAGCTGGAAGAAACGATCGGCAAAATCAAAGAGCTTAAGCAGCGCTACAACAACATTAACATTAACGATACAGCACGCTGGAACAATGCGGGCGTCGCGTTTACGCGCCAGCTGTGGAATATGATCGAGCTGTCCGAGGCGATGACGCTGGGCGCCTTGATGCGGAACGAAAGCCGCGGCGCACACTACAAGCCGGATTTCCCGGATCGTAACGACGAGGATTTCCTCAAAACAACGAAGGCGACATGGACTCCGGATGGTCCGACAATCTCCTATGAGGATGTCGACGTTTCGTTGATCAAGCCGCGTAAACGGGATTACTCGAAGGACAAGTAG
- the sdhB gene encoding succinate dehydrogenase iron-sulfur subunit — MAETTVASKTVKLIITRQDGPDKPSYTEEFEIPYRPNMNVISALMEIQRNPKTRSGQATAPVCWESNCLEEVCGACSMVINGKPRQACSALIDQLEQPVKLEPMSTFPVVRDLVINRERMFNALKRVKAWIPIDGTYDLGPGPRMAETKRQWAYELSKCMTCGVCLESCPNVNDRNSFIGPAAISQVRLFNAHPTGEMNKEERLETLMDDGGIEGCGNSQNCVRSCPKGIPLTTSIAAINKDTTKHLFKSWLGM; from the coding sequence ATGGCGGAAACGACAGTTGCATCAAAAACGGTCAAACTCATCATTACGCGTCAGGACGGCCCCGATAAGCCGTCTTATACGGAAGAGTTTGAAATTCCATATCGTCCGAATATGAATGTGATCAGTGCGCTGATGGAAATTCAGCGCAATCCGAAGACGCGGAGCGGACAGGCGACGGCACCGGTATGTTGGGAATCCAACTGCCTGGAAGAAGTATGCGGCGCCTGCTCGATGGTCATTAACGGCAAGCCTCGTCAAGCATGCAGCGCGCTGATCGATCAATTGGAGCAGCCGGTCAAGCTGGAGCCGATGAGCACGTTCCCGGTTGTACGCGACCTTGTCATTAACCGTGAGCGGATGTTCAACGCCTTGAAGCGCGTGAAGGCCTGGATTCCGATCGACGGCACTTACGACCTGGGTCCCGGACCCCGCATGGCGGAGACGAAGCGTCAATGGGCTTACGAGCTGTCCAAGTGCATGACATGCGGCGTCTGCCTGGAGTCTTGCCCGAACGTCAACGACCGCAACAGCTTTATCGGCCCTGCGGCGATTTCGCAGGTTCGTCTGTTCAACGCACATCCAACAGGCGAGATGAACAAGGAAGAGCGTCTTGAGACGCTGATGGATGACGGCGGCATCGAAGGCTGCGGCAACTCGCAAAACTGCGTGCGCTCCTGCCCGAAAGGCATTCCGCTGACCACTTCAATCGCAGCGATCAACAAAGATACGACCAAGCATCTGTTCAAATCTTGGCTTGGCATGTAA
- a CDS encoding winged helix-turn-helix transcriptional regulator → MDYSHMCPKYEMAAELLGKKWSSLIIYVLLGGPKRFKEIKEQIPDMSDKMLTDRMKELEHCQILKRNVYPEMPVRIEYELTEKGQALKPVIESIQSWGEQWC, encoded by the coding sequence ATGGATTATTCCCATATGTGTCCAAAGTACGAAATGGCTGCCGAACTTCTCGGCAAGAAGTGGTCCAGTTTAATTATTTATGTGCTGCTAGGGGGCCCTAAGCGGTTCAAGGAAATTAAAGAGCAAATTCCCGATATGAGCGATAAGATGCTGACAGACCGCATGAAGGAGCTGGAGCATTGCCAAATTCTTAAACGCAATGTGTACCCGGAGATGCCTGTCCGGATTGAATATGAGCTTACCGAGAAGGGCCAAGCACTCAAACCCGTCATTGAATCCATTCAATCATGGGGCGAACAATGGTGCTAA
- a CDS encoding DoxX family protein: protein MVSVSAGLLVIRVVLGLLFAAHGAQKLFGWFDGPGLKGTAGWLQSMGMRPAMLMALAAAVGEFAGGLLFALGLFTWFAAILIVIPMIVAIVKVHGANGLWATKNGFEYNLIIIAIAVSVAIAGAGDYSIDALLS from the coding sequence ATGGTAAGTGTAAGTGCAGGTTTGCTTGTGATCCGGGTCGTGCTCGGACTATTATTCGCCGCTCATGGCGCTCAGAAGCTGTTCGGGTGGTTTGACGGCCCGGGGCTGAAGGGTACGGCCGGATGGCTGCAATCGATGGGCATGCGCCCGGCAATGCTGATGGCTCTGGCAGCTGCAGTAGGCGAATTCGCAGGCGGACTTCTTTTCGCGCTCGGGTTGTTCACATGGTTTGCCGCAATCTTGATCGTCATTCCGATGATCGTTGCCATCGTGAAGGTGCATGGCGCGAACGGGCTGTGGGCGACGAAGAACGGCTTTGAATATAATCTCATCATTATTGCGATTGCGGTAAGCGTCGCGATTGCCGGTGCAGGCGACTATTCCATCGATGCTCTGCTTTCCTGA
- a CDS encoding DUF695 domain-containing protein — MADDWGFYERRTESEQMRVLVNIGYKGEAPLPEHGDLLSVTVNLYMILRNNRTKQALVSQLERFEAKLEGWLSETFSALYIGRINTVNRLEFYFYCKTDLFDSHRFRKWMEGSWSFRVTEYVKADPEWSFYRYMLPDQLEELYVHNAHMIYALIHKGDDIKQPRNVYHWLLFRKAEDRQEMEQSLQNLGYLIEREKEGEPDTGYPYPLVISRYDNVLLDTVNARVRELYRLISHYDARYDGWGSSMKLSSTNRVKLGYRKLKDAIGLSLKRIRSCRR, encoded by the coding sequence ATGGCAGACGATTGGGGCTTCTACGAACGGCGGACGGAATCGGAGCAGATGCGCGTCCTCGTTAATATCGGCTATAAAGGGGAGGCTCCTTTGCCGGAGCACGGCGATTTATTGTCCGTTACCGTGAATCTATATATGATTCTGCGAAACAACCGGACCAAGCAAGCGCTGGTGTCACAGCTTGAACGGTTCGAAGCCAAGCTGGAGGGCTGGCTTTCCGAAACGTTCTCCGCTCTCTATATCGGCAGAATCAATACGGTGAACCGGCTTGAATTTTACTTCTACTGCAAGACGGACCTTTTCGATTCTCATCGGTTTCGGAAGTGGATGGAAGGCAGCTGGTCGTTTCGAGTGACGGAATATGTCAAAGCGGACCCCGAATGGTCCTTCTACCGGTACATGCTGCCGGATCAGCTGGAAGAGCTGTACGTTCACAACGCGCATATGATCTATGCCCTCATTCACAAGGGAGATGATATTAAACAACCGCGCAACGTGTATCATTGGCTTCTGTTCCGGAAAGCCGAGGACAGACAGGAGATGGAGCAATCGCTGCAAAATCTGGGGTATCTGATCGAACGGGAGAAGGAGGGGGAACCGGATACAGGCTACCCGTATCCGCTTGTGATCAGCCGGTATGACAACGTGCTGCTCGATACGGTTAACGCGCGGGTCCGCGAGCTGTACCGGCTTATCTCGCATTATGATGCGCGTTACGACGGGTGGGGTTCATCGATGAAGCTAAGCTCTACGAACCGGGTGAAGCTCGGTTATCGCAAGCTTAAAGATGCGATTGGGCTATCGCTGAAACGAATTCGTTCATGCCGGCGATAA
- a CDS encoding DMT family transporter encodes MWFAAAVGSALLFGLAGWWMKVSQMRGGSSSYLLLGLYISGTIGFGVHAAVERTLLPDLTDWRVWAAGLLIGAGSALGNALFMKALESGPASLTSPLTNMNIVLVIGLGTFVYNEPFTSMEMSGVLLLLAAVVLISIRGNEQLTITSRNWYLYVGLSVLLFAVRNGGLKVTEEMGLSGAPILLIAYALSIIWFGAAAYKERNAMRSAMRSQSSVTRNMTTPDYSSSSAIGMRLGLISGLFSYGGLQLYTIALQTGQANIAGPIFASNSLVVAVGSIVLYRERLSLLQWIAFVLMFAGLILIRL; translated from the coding sequence ATGTGGTTTGCAGCGGCCGTTGGCAGTGCCCTGCTGTTCGGGCTGGCCGGCTGGTGGATGAAGGTATCCCAGATGAGGGGCGGCTCCTCGTCCTATTTGCTGCTGGGGTTGTACATTTCGGGTACGATCGGATTTGGCGTCCATGCAGCCGTCGAACGTACGCTATTGCCCGACTTGACCGACTGGCGAGTATGGGCCGCCGGCTTGCTGATCGGGGCGGGATCGGCACTCGGCAACGCTTTGTTCATGAAGGCGCTTGAAAGCGGTCCGGCCAGCCTGACGTCTCCGCTGACGAACATGAATATCGTGCTTGTCATCGGGCTCGGCACGTTCGTCTATAATGAACCATTCACAAGCATGGAAATGTCGGGCGTTCTGCTGCTGCTTGCAGCGGTCGTGCTCATATCCATACGGGGCAACGAGCAGTTGACTATCACAAGCCGGAATTGGTATTTGTATGTGGGCCTAAGCGTCCTGCTGTTCGCCGTGCGGAACGGCGGCCTGAAGGTTACGGAGGAAATGGGGTTATCCGGCGCTCCCATCCTGCTGATCGCCTATGCGCTGTCCATCATCTGGTTCGGGGCTGCTGCATATAAAGAACGAAATGCAATGAGATCTGCCATGCGCTCGCAATCATCCGTGACCCGGAATATGACTACACCCGACTACTCAAGTTCCTCCGCAATCGGCATGCGCCTCGGGCTGATCTCAGGGTTGTTCTCATACGGTGGACTTCAGCTGTACACAATCGCGCTGCAAACCGGCCAGGCTAACATTGCCGGCCCCATATTCGCATCGAACAGTCTCGTCGTAGCCGTTGGCTCCATTGTGCTCTATCGGGAGAGGCTGTCGCTGCTTCAGTGGATCGCGTTCGTGCTGATGTTTGCAGGATTAATCCTCATACGGTTGTAG
- the yjcZ gene encoding sporulation protein YjcZ: MSGFVGGAFTSIGTILVLFILLVIVACACMGFGHF, from the coding sequence ATGTCTGGATTTGTTGGTGGAGCTTTCACAAGTATAGGAACGATCCTGGTTCTTTTTATTTTGTTGGTGATCGTTGCTTGTGCCTGCATGGGTTTCGGCCACTTCTAG
- a CDS encoding histidinol-phosphatase, with translation MKFDLHTHHYRCGHADGDIEQYILAGKEAGLAAIGISDHSPYFASEHDQPQPGIAMAKSDLVNYIQEVLRLKAKYEGTIDVLLGMESDFYPEHADLYRRMYEPYPFDYIIGSVHQTRGVSIFNRNRWKNLSEKKQIEEKIHYYDLIRQSARTGFFQVLGHIDAMKGYYPQFAELPAHEAIDETMQVIADNDIAIEINTSGKTKSCGGWYPSDALLERAHHFGVQVTFGSDAHTPSRVGDEWELVRKRLKEIGFRQWVYYKEKRKVIVPID, from the coding sequence ATCAAATTCGATTTGCATACTCATCACTACAGATGCGGACATGCCGACGGGGATATCGAGCAGTATATACTAGCCGGCAAGGAAGCCGGACTCGCTGCGATCGGCATCTCCGATCATTCCCCCTATTTCGCCAGCGAGCACGACCAGCCTCAGCCCGGGATCGCCATGGCGAAGAGCGACTTGGTCAATTACATCCAAGAGGTGCTGCGGCTCAAAGCCAAGTATGAAGGTACCATCGACGTGCTGCTGGGTATGGAATCGGACTTCTATCCGGAGCATGCCGATTTGTACCGCCGCATGTATGAGCCTTATCCGTTCGATTACATCATCGGCTCCGTCCATCAGACGCGGGGCGTCAGCATCTTTAACCGGAACCGGTGGAAGAACTTGTCCGAGAAGAAGCAAATAGAGGAGAAAATCCATTATTATGATTTAATTCGCCAATCGGCGCGCACGGGCTTCTTTCAGGTGCTTGGACATATCGATGCCATGAAGGGCTATTATCCGCAGTTCGCCGAGCTTCCGGCCCATGAAGCCATCGACGAAACGATGCAGGTCATCGCGGATAACGATATCGCCATTGAAATCAATACGTCGGGCAAAACGAAATCATGCGGAGGCTGGTATCCGTCCGATGCGCTGCTTGAGCGTGCGCACCATTTCGGCGTACAGGTGACGTTCGGCTCCGACGCGCACACGCCATCCCGTGTCGGAGACGAATGGGAGCTAGTGCGCAAGCGCCTTAAGGAAATCGGCTTTCGCCAATGGGTGTACTACAAGGAAAAACGGAAGGTCATCGTTCCGATCGATTGA
- a CDS encoding LysR family transcriptional regulator, translating into MNISQLETLLTISKTMSFRKAGELLNLTQPAVSAQIKSLEDEFKTVLIDRNQPVTLTDRGQVFLDHAEKILGIVEELKQKLSDLSQTPQGHIVLGTTASIAIQILPRVLSYFQDQFPRIKTTIHSMPSSQVMAAVENGSVDIGITYLSERNPNVETSILYYDTYELVVSPDHFMSGLKHTTVESLKDIPMIMLSPDTLGRRFLDRIFRKYSLQPNIVMELSSSEEVKRMVEINLGAAVVSKLSIANEVRLGTLKMIKVNELDLSHPVGLVYKSGRYLNSAMQQFLSDLKGMPEDHFIGSE; encoded by the coding sequence GTGAACATTAGCCAGCTTGAAACCTTACTGACCATCTCCAAGACGATGAGCTTCCGGAAAGCAGGCGAGCTGCTCAATTTGACCCAGCCTGCCGTATCCGCACAGATTAAAAGTCTGGAGGACGAGTTCAAGACGGTACTGATTGACCGGAATCAGCCCGTTACGCTTACAGACCGCGGTCAAGTTTTTCTGGATCATGCAGAGAAGATTCTTGGCATCGTCGAGGAATTGAAGCAGAAGCTGTCGGACCTCAGTCAGACGCCGCAGGGCCATATCGTTCTAGGCACGACAGCATCCATTGCGATCCAGATTCTTCCCCGTGTATTATCTTATTTCCAAGATCAATTTCCAAGAATCAAAACTACCATCCATTCCATGCCCTCCTCGCAAGTGATGGCAGCCGTCGAGAACGGATCCGTCGACATCGGCATCACTTACTTATCCGAACGCAATCCGAACGTGGAAACGTCCATCCTGTACTATGATACCTATGAGCTCGTCGTCTCCCCGGATCATTTCATGAGCGGCTTGAAGCATACGACCGTCGAATCCTTGAAGGATATTCCCATGATTATGCTCTCCCCGGACACGCTTGGAAGGCGATTCCTGGATCGGATATTCCGCAAGTACAGCCTTCAGCCGAATATTGTGATGGAGCTGTCCAGCAGCGAGGAAGTGAAACGGATGGTCGAGATTAATCTCGGAGCCGCCGTCGTCTCCAAGCTGTCCATCGCCAATGAGGTGCGGCTGGGTACATTGAAGATGATTAAGGTCAACGAGCTTGATCTTAGCCATCCGGTTGGCCTCGTATATAAATCGGGCCGGTACTTGAACTCCGCCATGCAGCAGTTTCTAAGCGATTTAAAAGGAATGCCGGAAGATCATTTCATCGGCAGCGAATAA
- a CDS encoding MFS transporter, translated as MNRKAVRSWLMYDWANSVFATTILAAVMPIYYKDVAGAGLPGNTAENYWGYTQTVAMLCVALLSPILGAIADHSGSKVKFLSFFAIIGALSSGALALAGEGSWLLASVLVVLGTIGFSAGNTFYDGLLTDLAEPEKRTSLSSKGYALGYLGGGLLLAVNIAMIEGWSAFGFPDKTTATRAAFVTVGIWWLLFSIPLMRNVKEKAKGHAQGAGEAIKSGFIRIGRTFKTARKYPELLKYMASFWFFNDGINTVIVMATIYGRGIGIETTHLIVALLITQFVGYPSTLLFIKLASRFGAKSSLNGSLAVYVIIVILGYFMTSALHFYLLAFMVGLVQGGSQAIARSMYANLIPPSRTAEFFGFLSLSSKFSSVAGPFVFAVTGTITGSSRLAILSLVAFFIIGIVLLAFVNLEKGRREALAEETGA; from the coding sequence GTGAATCGAAAAGCGGTTCGCAGTTGGCTTATGTACGATTGGGCGAATTCGGTATTTGCGACGACCATTCTGGCAGCGGTGATGCCGATTTACTACAAGGATGTGGCTGGAGCCGGATTGCCGGGCAATACCGCCGAGAATTATTGGGGCTATACGCAGACAGTGGCTATGCTGTGCGTAGCTTTGTTATCGCCAATATTGGGCGCGATTGCCGATCATTCAGGCTCGAAGGTAAAGTTTCTATCGTTCTTCGCGATAATAGGCGCACTGTCAAGCGGAGCATTGGCCTTAGCCGGGGAAGGCAGCTGGCTGCTCGCGTCGGTCCTGGTCGTGCTCGGCACGATCGGCTTCTCGGCAGGCAACACCTTCTATGACGGCTTGCTGACGGACCTGGCAGAGCCGGAGAAACGCACGAGCCTCAGCTCGAAAGGCTATGCGCTCGGATACTTAGGCGGCGGCCTGCTGCTTGCGGTCAACATTGCCATGATTGAAGGCTGGAGCGCCTTCGGATTTCCGGACAAGACGACGGCGACGCGCGCCGCTTTCGTAACGGTCGGAATTTGGTGGCTGCTGTTCTCCATCCCGCTGATGCGCAATGTGAAAGAGAAAGCCAAAGGACACGCGCAGGGCGCCGGCGAGGCGATCAAGAGCGGATTCATCCGGATCGGCCGAACGTTCAAGACAGCCAGAAAGTATCCTGAATTGTTGAAATATATGGCATCCTTCTGGTTCTTCAATGACGGCATCAATACCGTCATCGTAATGGCGACCATATATGGCCGGGGGATCGGCATCGAGACGACCCATTTGATCGTGGCGCTGCTCATTACGCAGTTCGTCGGCTACCCGAGCACGCTGCTGTTCATCAAGCTGGCTTCGCGGTTCGGGGCGAAGTCTTCACTGAACGGCTCGCTGGCCGTCTATGTCATTATCGTCATCCTCGGTTATTTTATGACGAGCGCGCTTCACTTTTATTTACTGGCCTTCATGGTCGGTCTTGTACAGGGCGGCAGTCAGGCCATCGCGCGTTCGATGTATGCGAACCTCATTCCGCCATCGCGTACGGCTGAATTCTTCGGGTTTCTAAGCTTATCGAGCAAATTTTCTTCCGTAGCGGGTCCGTTCGTCTTCGCCGTAACGGGAACCATTACCGGAAGCAGCCGCTTAGCTATTTTGTCGCTTGTCGCCTTTTTTATTATCGGCATTGTTCTGCTGGCCTTCGTCAACCTGGAGAAGGGACGGCGGGAAGCGCTCGCGGAAGAAACAGGCGCGTAG